A stretch of the Halomonas sp. CH40 genome encodes the following:
- a CDS encoding porin — protein MKKTLLALAVSLASVSANAATIYEDAGLTYTVNGDIQVQLRQKAGIDRESDIEFDDLELKNYVTYELDDSTTAFGRIDFGFKDLANESDGKAELEEAYLGLAYNNVAVSFGKRPTATDEFGVEKAIELDAAKGDRFDAIATSGDDVIHIEAGFDTVTLMASYEMAAKGSDLANDSHFDLFALTEINGLELGAAFQQFNQADGDGGEGIDTYGISAAYDFGMFELAADYSSSDSDIETSDNNASQYNLAASFAASSDTELALGMTDTSFDDKVGAEDFVEYYGNVTYKFPAHSNVSVFAEIKNTDLDDSDMGYLAGMRVKF, from the coding sequence ATGAAAAAGACATTACTCGCTCTCGCTGTTTCACTAGCTTCTGTTTCTGCCAACGCAGCTACTATTTATGAAGACGCAGGGCTCACCTATACGGTTAACGGTGATATTCAGGTACAGCTCCGCCAGAAAGCAGGCATTGACCGGGAATCTGACATTGAGTTTGATGATCTCGAACTTAAAAACTATGTCACCTACGAATTGGACGATTCTACAACGGCCTTTGGCCGGATTGATTTCGGCTTCAAGGATCTGGCCAACGAGAGCGACGGCAAAGCTGAACTTGAAGAAGCCTACCTGGGTCTGGCGTATAACAACGTTGCCGTTTCTTTCGGTAAGCGCCCCACCGCAACGGATGAATTCGGTGTTGAAAAAGCGATTGAATTGGACGCTGCCAAAGGCGATCGTTTTGACGCAATTGCCACCAGTGGTGATGACGTTATTCACATTGAAGCTGGCTTCGACACAGTGACTCTGATGGCGTCTTACGAGATGGCCGCCAAGGGTTCTGACCTAGCAAACGATAGTCACTTTGATCTGTTCGCATTGACTGAAATTAACGGCCTGGAACTGGGCGCTGCTTTTCAGCAATTCAACCAGGCGGACGGTGACGGCGGTGAAGGTATCGACACTTATGGTATCAGCGCTGCCTATGACTTTGGCATGTTCGAACTCGCCGCGGATTACAGCTCCTCTGATAGTGATATCGAAACAAGCGACAATAACGCTTCACAATACAATCTGGCAGCCAGCTTTGCAGCCTCAAGCGATACGGAACTTGCCCTTGGCATGACGGATACCTCCTTTGATGACAAGGTCGGCGCTGAAGACTTTGTTGAGTACTACGGCAACGTCACCTACAAGTTTCCGGCACACAGCAACGTTAGCGTATTTGCCGAGATCAAGAACACCGACCTTGACGATAGCGACATGGGCTACCTGGCCGGTATGCGCGTCAAGTTCTGA
- a CDS encoding ABC transporter ATP-binding protein translates to MPTITLSQVEKRFGQDVAVAPMDITIAEGEFFSLVGPSGCGKTTTMRMVGGLETPSSGKISIGDSDVFDASAGIMTPPATRGVGMVFQSYALWPHMTVRANVGFGLEVRGIKGAKATEKIAATLEQLQIGHLADRYPGELSGGQQQRVALARELTVGARILLLDEPLSNLDAKLRMEMRVELKRLHAESGATFIYVTHDQMEALTLSTRMAVMHEGVVQQIGTPREIYEAPVNLFVAEFLSINRLNVMHGEISKEVVAVTSGEIPFNPTDNTQEGMRVKVGLRPDDLRLKGSGGIPCTVDVSFVAGSMTLTTVLTADGDKLLVVEPYRHEMLPGAKAHVICDPASVLLFDAVSEARVS, encoded by the coding sequence ATGCCAACTATCACACTTTCACAGGTCGAAAAGCGTTTTGGGCAGGATGTGGCTGTCGCGCCCATGGATATCACTATTGCCGAAGGGGAGTTCTTCTCGCTGGTAGGCCCTTCAGGGTGCGGCAAGACCACCACCATGCGGATGGTCGGTGGCCTGGAAACGCCCAGCTCAGGAAAAATCAGCATTGGTGATAGCGATGTGTTTGATGCCTCAGCAGGCATTATGACACCACCTGCCACCCGGGGCGTTGGTATGGTGTTCCAGTCCTATGCGCTGTGGCCACATATGACGGTTCGCGCCAACGTCGGGTTTGGCCTGGAGGTAAGAGGGATCAAGGGGGCGAAGGCCACTGAGAAAATAGCAGCGACATTGGAACAGCTGCAGATCGGCCATCTGGCTGACCGCTACCCAGGGGAGCTTTCCGGAGGGCAGCAGCAGCGCGTTGCCCTGGCGCGAGAATTGACCGTTGGCGCCAGGATACTCCTGCTCGACGAACCCTTATCAAACCTGGATGCCAAGCTGCGCATGGAAATGCGTGTAGAGCTCAAGCGCTTGCATGCTGAAAGCGGCGCCACCTTTATTTACGTGACCCACGACCAGATGGAGGCGTTGACCCTGTCCACCCGTATGGCGGTGATGCACGAAGGGGTGGTGCAGCAGATTGGTACGCCGCGTGAAATCTATGAAGCCCCGGTGAATCTTTTTGTGGCTGAATTCTTAAGCATTAATCGCTTGAATGTTATGCACGGTGAGATCAGCAAGGAAGTCGTCGCGGTGACATCGGGTGAGATTCCTTTCAACCCTACTGACAATACCCAGGAAGGCATGAGGGTCAAGGTTGGTCTGCGCCCGGATGATCTGCGTCTCAAGGGCTCTGGGGGTATTCCCTGCACGGTTGATGTCAGTTTTGTAGCCGGTTCCATGACCCTGACCACCGTGCTGACAGCGGATGGCGACAAGCTTCTGGTGGTTGAGCCGTATCGGCATGAAATGTTACCGGGTGCCAAGGCTCACGTTATCTGCGATCCGGCATCGGTACTGCTGTTTGATGCTGTCAGTGAGGCCCGGGTCAGCTGA
- a CDS encoding glycosyltransferase family 1 protein produces the protein MRLCIVSETWLPEINGVAHTLARLSAELSQQGVTIDLVRPRALPTPDEQTADSIQVPVNAELQVTPVSLPGYRGVQIGLATPKRLRQFMQAHKPDVVYLATQGPLGWAARQAARRLSIPLIAGWHTNFDHYCGDYGIGMLTWMTKRYLRYFHNACALTLVPTQLQARALRSAGIQRVDVLARGIDSQQFMPSLRDPMLRQQWGVNDHQPVALYVGRLAAEKNLTLLQDAYQAMANVRPDMAFVVVGDGPARRQLEALLPNAHFTGFIHQQALARYYASADIFVFPSLSETWGNVVTEAMACGLAVIAYRQAASATLIQSGNNGICVPAGDADAFCQAAVSLCQHPADYARYGRMARMRAREQCWPGIASQFINYLHQTQEMHHATSASWRV, from the coding sequence ATGCGGCTGTGTATTGTCAGCGAAACCTGGTTACCGGAAATCAATGGCGTTGCCCATACGCTTGCCCGGTTAAGTGCGGAGCTCAGCCAGCAGGGCGTCACCATCGACCTGGTTAGGCCACGCGCGTTGCCAACGCCTGACGAGCAGACAGCGGATTCCATTCAGGTACCTGTTAACGCTGAGCTGCAGGTAACGCCTGTGTCGCTACCTGGCTATCGCGGCGTACAGATCGGCCTGGCCACACCCAAAAGGCTGCGCCAATTTATGCAGGCTCATAAGCCAGATGTGGTGTATCTCGCTACCCAGGGGCCATTGGGTTGGGCGGCACGCCAGGCAGCACGACGCTTGAGTATTCCACTGATTGCCGGCTGGCATACCAATTTTGATCACTACTGCGGTGATTACGGTATAGGCATGCTTACCTGGATGACCAAGCGCTACCTGCGCTACTTCCATAATGCCTGTGCGCTGACCCTGGTGCCCACTCAACTTCAGGCAAGGGCGCTGCGCTCGGCAGGCATCCAACGGGTGGACGTGCTCGCCCGCGGCATCGACAGCCAGCAGTTTATGCCCAGCCTGCGCGACCCCATGCTACGCCAGCAATGGGGCGTAAACGACCACCAGCCGGTGGCCCTTTACGTGGGGCGGTTGGCCGCTGAAAAAAACCTGACGCTGCTCCAGGATGCCTATCAGGCCATGGCCAATGTGCGCCCGGATATGGCCTTTGTCGTGGTAGGTGACGGCCCGGCGCGCCGGCAGCTGGAAGCACTGCTGCCCAACGCGCATTTTACTGGTTTCATCCACCAGCAGGCGCTTGCCCGCTACTACGCAAGCGCCGATATCTTTGTGTTTCCATCGCTATCGGAAACCTGGGGCAACGTGGTGACAGAAGCCATGGCCTGCGGTCTGGCAGTCATCGCCTACCGCCAGGCGGCGAGTGCCACCCTGATCCAAAGCGGTAATAACGGTATCTGCGTACCAGCAGGTGATGCCGATGCTTTCTGCCAGGCGGCGGTCAGCCTCTGCCAGCACCCGGCGGATTATGCCCGCTACGGGCGGATGGCGCGGATGCGCGCCCGCGAACAGTGCTGGCCGGGCATTGCCAGCCAGTTCATCAACTACCTTCATCAAACTCAGGAGATGCATCATGCGACCTCGGCTTCTTGGCGTGTTTGA
- a CDS encoding MurR/RpiR family transcriptional regulator, which produces MDKSLVKRIEQLQKPLSPTEKRLVDVLMHNPEMAVFESVNRIAAIAETHGSALVRLARKLGFSGFPEMRTFMRSGLSQPKRTDDLVRTSLLDSAETGILAHLVKREIDALSNMTQFIQQAELDSAADGLLNAERIVIFAEGTAEALARHATHRLRRAGQFTVQLDANPRAVAEGLTCLSSKDIALGFTLREPPTLLHTVLDKAAALNATSLVIGDLSGLTLKPTPDFLLVASRGPDLESGTLTVPMAILNALILTVASRGAPETLENYARYTTIRDQMT; this is translated from the coding sequence ATGGATAAAAGTCTCGTGAAACGTATCGAGCAGCTGCAAAAACCCTTATCCCCCACGGAAAAAAGGCTGGTCGATGTGCTGATGCATAACCCGGAAATGGCGGTTTTTGAAAGCGTCAACAGGATTGCCGCCATAGCCGAGACCCATGGTTCAGCCTTGGTGCGCCTTGCTCGCAAACTGGGTTTTTCTGGCTTTCCGGAAATGCGTACCTTTATGCGCAGCGGCCTGTCACAACCCAAGCGGACTGACGACCTGGTCAGAACCAGCCTGCTCGACAGCGCCGAGACAGGCATACTGGCCCATCTCGTCAAACGTGAAATTGACGCCCTGAGCAACATGACCCAGTTCATCCAGCAGGCAGAGCTTGATAGCGCGGCCGACGGCCTGTTGAACGCTGAACGCATTGTGATATTTGCAGAAGGTACTGCTGAAGCGCTGGCACGTCATGCCACCCACCGGTTGAGACGTGCCGGGCAATTCACCGTGCAACTGGATGCCAATCCACGCGCCGTTGCTGAAGGCCTGACGTGCCTCAGCTCGAAGGATATCGCCTTGGGGTTCACCCTCCGCGAGCCGCCGACTTTATTGCACACGGTGCTTGATAAAGCCGCAGCGCTGAACGCAACCAGCCTGGTGATTGGCGATCTTTCAGGCCTGACCCTGAAGCCAACACCTGATTTCCTTCTGGTGGCCTCTCGCGGCCCCGACCTGGAAAGCGGCACCCTGACGGTGCCCATGGCCATACTGAATGCGCTGATTCTCACTGTGGCCTCAAGAGGAGCCCCCGAGACGCTTGAGAATTATGCGCGCTATACGACAATAAGAGACCAGATGACATGA
- a CDS encoding histidine phosphatase family protein: MITQCALSADANVTNYPTNNAHIYLLRHGETDLNALGVLQGSIEEPLNAVGRKQAQDAAFELSGLGIGRIISSPQIRARQTADIVAEVLHLSIEENALLRERDWGIYEGKPRCERSEEGAGVEPLSSLNARAYQAFESIAGELSTSCLVVTHSGLIKALLIQLCGNAPDVIHNGEIIQIVAG, encoded by the coding sequence ATGATCACCCAGTGCGCACTCAGCGCAGATGCAAACGTAACAAACTACCCGACAAACAACGCTCATATCTATTTGCTTCGTCACGGGGAAACCGACCTGAACGCCCTCGGCGTGTTGCAGGGTTCCATAGAAGAACCGCTGAACGCAGTGGGCAGAAAACAGGCACAGGACGCCGCTTTTGAGCTTTCAGGGCTGGGGATTGGGCGGATTATCAGCAGCCCCCAGATTCGTGCTCGACAAACGGCTGATATCGTCGCCGAGGTGCTGCATTTAAGCATCGAAGAAAACGCCTTGCTGCGCGAACGCGACTGGGGCATTTACGAAGGTAAACCTCGCTGCGAACGCAGCGAGGAAGGAGCAGGTGTAGAACCTCTTAGCAGCCTGAATGCACGGGCCTACCAGGCGTTTGAAAGCATTGCTGGTGAATTGTCGACTTCCTGCCTGGTGGTGACTCATAGCGGCCTGATCAAGGCATTACTCATCCAGCTATGTGGCAATGCACCCGACGTTATACATAACGGCGAGATCATTCAGATTGTGGCTGGCTGA
- a CDS encoding iron ABC transporter permease, with product MSRALQRIRQRLMRPHIIVGLIVLAILSVLVIVPVAEILFESFRLQERDMRRFPGAEAGQWVLFYWERVLASSLSQRIFYGPLINTLIVTVCFTFLSMLIGVALAWLVARTDIPFKGLISASVVLPYILPAWTIALAWTTLFRTDSQTLGAAGFLQTLTGVAVPDWVTFGLFPIIMVMVINYYAYAFLLTTAALSSMNRQLEEAAMVHGASLWTVIRRINLPLVMPALVSSFVLTFATGLGAFGVPYLLGLPADVQVMATYLYTSTTLGRYGDAYVLTVILIAMAGITILLTSRLIGLRQSFATLTGKAGSSQLIPLGRYRRAIGIAVVTLVGIPAFLPLGLMALQSLQTGIGNFTWDGFTLDYWVGQDVRGFDGVLVDGRMLKAIWNTFFISFAVGIISVLAAFASGYAVAKGRGSRMANLIEQVAFVPYLVPGVALGAVFLAMFAGPIGPLPSLYGTTTLLILACFVAQLPFAVRSGTTAMMQIAGELEEAGAMHTRSWLTIARRILIPLAKRGLLVAFVLTFISTAKELNLVIMLVTPNTEMLSTVAIGFMDLAMEQFANAIALILVVITLLGALVAKVFTRERK from the coding sequence ATGAGTCGAGCCTTACAGCGAATCCGGCAGCGTCTGATGCGCCCACACATTATTGTGGGTCTTATTGTATTAGCGATCCTGTCAGTGCTGGTGATAGTACCAGTGGCAGAAATCCTGTTTGAAAGTTTTCGGCTGCAGGAAAGAGACATGCGCCGCTTCCCCGGCGCTGAAGCGGGCCAATGGGTGCTGTTTTACTGGGAACGCGTCCTAGCGAGTTCATTGAGCCAGCGGATATTTTATGGCCCCTTGATCAATACCCTGATCGTGACGGTCTGCTTTACCTTTTTATCGATGCTGATTGGCGTGGCGCTTGCCTGGCTGGTGGCGCGTACCGATATACCTTTTAAAGGGCTGATATCGGCATCGGTGGTACTCCCTTACATTCTGCCTGCCTGGACAATTGCCCTGGCCTGGACAACCCTTTTTCGTACGGATTCTCAGACCCTGGGAGCCGCAGGTTTCCTGCAGACCCTGACGGGGGTGGCCGTTCCCGACTGGGTTACCTTCGGGCTTTTCCCGATCATCATGGTGATGGTGATCAACTATTATGCTTATGCCTTCCTGTTAACCACGGCAGCACTTTCATCCATGAACCGCCAGCTTGAAGAAGCCGCCATGGTACACGGTGCCAGCTTGTGGACAGTGATTCGGCGAATTAACCTGCCGTTGGTCATGCCGGCCCTGGTGTCGTCATTTGTCCTGACGTTTGCCACTGGCCTGGGCGCCTTTGGCGTGCCCTACCTGCTGGGCCTGCCAGCCGATGTGCAGGTGATGGCCACCTACCTTTACACCTCAACCACACTGGGCCGTTACGGCGATGCCTATGTGCTGACGGTGATCCTGATTGCCATGGCGGGCATTACCATTCTGCTTACATCGCGGCTGATCGGTTTACGTCAGAGCTTTGCTACCTTGACGGGAAAAGCCGGTTCCAGCCAGTTGATTCCACTGGGACGCTATCGGCGTGCCATCGGGATAGCGGTCGTCACCCTGGTGGGTATTCCGGCTTTCTTACCGCTAGGGCTAATGGCGCTGCAAAGCCTGCAGACAGGCATCGGTAACTTTACCTGGGATGGTTTTACGCTGGATTACTGGGTGGGTCAGGATGTGCGTGGCTTTGATGGTGTGTTGGTGGATGGCCGTATGCTTAAGGCGATCTGGAACACCTTCTTTATCAGCTTTGCAGTGGGCATTATTTCGGTACTGGCGGCCTTTGCATCAGGCTACGCCGTGGCCAAGGGGCGCGGTTCACGCATGGCCAACCTGATTGAGCAGGTTGCCTTTGTGCCCTATCTGGTGCCGGGTGTAGCACTAGGGGCTGTTTTCCTCGCCATGTTTGCAGGCCCCATTGGCCCGCTGCCAAGCCTGTATGGCACCACAACCTTGTTGATTCTGGCCTGTTTTGTTGCCCAGTTGCCTTTTGCTGTGCGCTCGGGCACCACCGCCATGATGCAGATTGCCGGTGAGTTGGAGGAAGCTGGCGCCATGCATACCCGTTCATGGCTGACCATTGCACGACGCATCCTGATACCGCTGGCCAAACGCGGTTTGCTGGTTGCCTTTGTGCTGACCTTTATCTCAACGGCCAAAGAACTCAATCTGGTCATCATGTTGGTAACACCCAACACTGAAATGCTTTCAACCGTTGCGATTGGCTTTATGGATCTTGCCATGGAGCAGTTTGCCAATGCTATCGCCCTGATTCTGGTGGTCATCACGCTCCTCGGCGCGCTGGTTGCAAAAGTCTTTACCCGTGAGCGTAAATAA
- a CDS encoding sn-glycerol-3-phosphate import ATP-binding protein UgpC: MASITLEGLKKTYSGNVDAVKGIDLAIEDGEFVVLVGPSGCGKSTLLRMVAGLESITDGTLKIGDRVVNNLEPAERDIAMVFQNYALYPHMTVYNNLAYGLKNRKFNKEQIEERVQTAAKMLEITDFLQRKPRQLSGGQRQRVAMGRALVRDPAAFLFDEPLSNLDAKLRVQMRVEIKQLQRRLKTTSLYVTHDQLEAMTLGDRLVVLNGGQIEQVGTPMEIYARPASMFVAGFIGSPAMNMLALNYLHGQGSGALLHDLPDNTDIVGIRPDDMLLHAPDSPHFTVEATLVLFEAAGAESHLYVQLADSEQPIVIRTSGQPPVSEGDTLTFHITREAIHPFNSASGKRTGD; the protein is encoded by the coding sequence ATGGCCAGTATTACTTTGGAAGGGCTTAAAAAAACCTACAGCGGCAATGTTGATGCCGTAAAAGGCATTGATCTTGCCATTGAGGACGGTGAATTTGTGGTGCTGGTCGGCCCCTCGGGCTGCGGTAAATCCACCCTGCTGCGGATGGTGGCGGGCCTTGAAAGCATTACCGACGGTACCCTGAAAATCGGCGACCGAGTGGTCAATAACCTGGAACCCGCCGAGCGCGATATCGCCATGGTGTTCCAGAACTATGCGCTCTATCCGCATATGACGGTGTATAACAACCTGGCTTACGGGTTGAAAAACCGCAAGTTCAACAAGGAGCAGATCGAGGAGCGCGTGCAGACCGCCGCCAAGATGCTGGAAATTACCGACTTCCTGCAGCGCAAGCCGCGCCAGCTGTCCGGCGGCCAGCGCCAGCGGGTGGCCATGGGTCGCGCCCTGGTACGCGACCCGGCAGCCTTTCTGTTTGATGAACCGCTTTCCAACCTGGATGCCAAGCTCCGCGTGCAGATGCGGGTAGAAATCAAGCAGCTGCAGCGCCGCCTGAAAACCACCAGCCTGTACGTCACCCACGACCAGCTGGAAGCCATGACTCTTGGTGACCGTCTGGTCGTCCTCAATGGTGGGCAGATCGAGCAGGTCGGCACGCCGATGGAGATCTACGCCCGCCCGGCCAGCATGTTCGTGGCCGGGTTTATCGGTTCACCGGCGATGAACATGCTGGCGCTGAACTACCTGCACGGGCAAGGTTCCGGGGCGCTGCTGCACGACCTGCCGGACAACACCGACATTGTCGGCATCCGTCCCGACGATATGCTGTTGCACGCTCCCGATAGTCCCCACTTTACGGTGGAGGCGACGCTGGTCCTGTTTGAAGCCGCCGGGGCGGAAAGCCATCTCTATGTGCAGCTAGCCGATAGCGAGCAGCCCATTGTGATTCGCACCTCTGGCCAGCCGCCGGTCAGCGAGGGGGACACCCTGACCTTCCATATCACCCGTGAGGCGATACATCCGTTCAATAGCGCCAGCGGCAAACGCACCGGCGACTGA
- a CDS encoding SDR family oxidoreductase — MQHTVLVTGANRGVGLALAEQYHKAGWRVIGACRESSDDLQAVADKVIDKIDVTQVDSVAALAKALDGETLDLLINNAGLLQDESLGSIDFDSIRTQMEINAYAPLRVCEALLPYLKSGSKIANITSRMGSIADNDSGGRYGYRASKAALNAFGKSLAMDLKPQGIAVAQLHPGYVKTRMVNFGGVISPEEAAAGIVARIDALTLDNTGGFWHSNGEQLPW; from the coding sequence ATGCAACACACTGTACTTGTTACGGGTGCAAACCGAGGCGTCGGCCTGGCGCTGGCCGAGCAGTATCACAAAGCTGGCTGGCGGGTGATTGGCGCCTGCCGTGAGTCGTCTGATGACTTGCAGGCGGTGGCCGATAAAGTAATCGACAAGATTGATGTCACCCAGGTAGACAGTGTCGCAGCCCTGGCCAAGGCGCTGGACGGCGAAACCCTGGATCTGTTGATCAATAATGCCGGGCTTTTACAGGATGAATCCCTGGGCAGCATCGATTTCGACAGTATCCGCACCCAGATGGAAATCAACGCCTATGCGCCGCTGCGCGTATGCGAGGCTTTGCTACCGTACCTGAAAAGCGGCAGCAAGATTGCCAATATCACCAGCCGCATGGGCTCGATTGCGGATAACGACTCCGGTGGCCGCTACGGTTACCGGGCCTCCAAGGCAGCGCTCAATGCCTTTGGTAAATCCCTGGCGATGGATTTGAAACCGCAGGGTATTGCCGTGGCGCAATTGCATCCGGGCTATGTGAAAACCCGGATGGTCAATTTTGGCGGGGTAATCTCACCTGAAGAAGCCGCCGCAGGTATCGTGGCGCGTATTGATGCCCTGACCCTCGATAACACTGGCGGCTTCTGGCATTCCAATGGTGAGCAATTGCCCTGGTAA
- a CDS encoding extracellular solute-binding protein, protein MKKWIVGAAISALGVSSPLLAEDFDQWLQDAQMGAYAPEQENWEAVLAAALEEPPLQVYMTSSRVNQPIETFAEMYPELVVEGVNIPAAEMQERVRRERAAGNYNIGLLHADAPETYLAMFADELVSYVPPEFKDVIPESSRDPLLVYRYLPTGVTYNPSVYPDEAPVTNIWDLTTEAFRGKVLIADPLQTGSVLTYLTSLVGMEEEMAAAYEARFGEPVELSEASAGWEFMRRLLDNDPVIVGGTRDVAEAITNSDELLVGFNNFSRMREVPTGRYNFTFVMGLEPFDMVNLPTHLTVMAGNQSPNAAKLFVRHLLSNEGGAPWFEAGNPPSRTDWTPSEEWAQPIVQHTKVAVDYQHLLETTDDFIDFWTINR, encoded by the coding sequence ATGAAAAAGTGGATTGTGGGTGCTGCAATCAGTGCGCTGGGGGTTTCATCGCCATTGTTGGCCGAGGATTTTGATCAGTGGTTGCAGGATGCCCAGATGGGCGCTTACGCGCCAGAGCAGGAGAACTGGGAAGCCGTGTTGGCCGCCGCGCTGGAAGAGCCGCCGCTGCAGGTCTACATGACGTCCAGCCGAGTTAATCAGCCGATTGAAACTTTCGCTGAGATGTATCCGGAGCTGGTGGTTGAAGGTGTCAATATTCCGGCTGCCGAGATGCAGGAGCGGGTGCGCCGTGAGCGTGCGGCAGGTAACTATAATATTGGCCTGCTGCACGCTGACGCGCCGGAAACCTATCTGGCCATGTTCGCTGATGAGCTGGTGTCCTATGTGCCGCCCGAATTCAAGGACGTCATCCCTGAAAGTTCCCGCGACCCCTTGCTGGTTTACCGCTATTTGCCCACCGGGGTGACCTATAACCCATCCGTGTACCCGGATGAAGCACCGGTAACCAATATCTGGGATCTGACAACCGAAGCGTTTCGCGGCAAGGTGCTGATTGCTGATCCGCTGCAGACAGGTTCTGTACTGACCTACCTGACCTCGCTGGTAGGCATGGAAGAGGAAATGGCCGCTGCCTATGAGGCGCGTTTTGGTGAGCCGGTCGAGTTGAGTGAAGCTTCGGCGGGCTGGGAATTCATGCGCCGCCTGCTGGACAACGACCCGGTGATTGTCGGAGGAACCCGTGATGTGGCTGAGGCGATTACCAACAGTGATGAGCTTTTAGTCGGTTTCAATAATTTCAGCCGTATGCGTGAAGTACCCACCGGGCGTTACAACTTTACCTTTGTCATGGGGCTTGAGCCTTTTGATATGGTTAATTTGCCTACTCACCTGACCGTGATGGCCGGTAATCAAAGCCCCAATGCGGCCAAGCTGTTTGTGCGCCATCTGTTGAGCAACGAAGGTGGCGCCCCCTGGTTTGAAGCAGGTAACCCTCCGTCGCGTACTGACTGGACGCCGTCTGAAGAATGGGCGCAGCCGATAGTTCAGCACACCAAGGTCGCCGTTGATTACCAGCATCTGCTGGAAACCACCGATGACTTTATCGATTTCTGGACGATTAATCGTTGA
- the ugpE gene encoding sn-glycerol-3-phosphate ABC transporter permease UgpE, translating to MVENRPWANFFAHLMLIGGVALVVFPVYIAIVASTQAPGDLLRGSLPMLPGSHGWENYKAMWSTGLSRAGAPPAGQMLWNSFVMAMAITIGKLSISLLSAFAIVYFRFRFRMFFFWLIFITLMLPVEVRIIPTYQVVADLSMLNSFAGLSIPLIASATATFLFRQFFMTVPEEMLEAARVDGAGPLKFFKDILMPLSITNIAALFVIMFIYGWNQYLWPLLITTDPDYYTIVMGIQRMTSEENPQWHLIMAAVVLAALPPVLVILFMQRLFVKGLTETEK from the coding sequence ATGGTTGAGAACCGCCCTTGGGCCAATTTCTTTGCCCACCTGATGCTGATCGGCGGTGTGGCGCTGGTAGTATTTCCTGTGTATATCGCCATCGTCGCCTCCACCCAGGCGCCCGGTGACCTGCTGCGCGGCAGCCTGCCGATGCTGCCTGGCTCCCACGGCTGGGAAAACTACAAGGCCATGTGGAGTACCGGGCTTTCCCGGGCTGGCGCGCCACCGGCGGGCCAGATGCTGTGGAACAGCTTTGTGATGGCCATGGCCATTACCATCGGCAAGCTGAGCATTTCGCTGCTCTCCGCCTTTGCGATTGTGTATTTCCGTTTTCGCTTTCGGATGTTCTTTTTCTGGCTGATCTTTATTACCTTAATGCTGCCCGTGGAAGTGCGCATTATTCCTACCTATCAGGTGGTGGCGGATCTCAGCATGCTGAACAGCTTTGCCGGGCTGTCGATTCCGCTGATTGCCTCGGCCACCGCCACCTTCCTGTTCCGCCAGTTCTTTATGACGGTTCCGGAAGAAATGCTCGAAGCCGCCCGGGTGGATGGCGCAGGCCCCTTGAAGTTTTTCAAGGACATCCTGATGCCGCTATCCATCACCAATATCGCGGCTCTGTTTGTGATCATGTTTATCTACGGCTGGAACCAGTACCTGTGGCCGCTGCTGATCACCACTGACCCGGATTACTACACCATCGTGATGGGCATTCAGCGCATGACCTCCGAGGAAAATCCCCAGTGGCACCTGATCATGGCCGCCGTGGTGCTCGCGGCGCTGCCCCCGGTGCTGGTGATCCTGTTTATGCAACGCCTGTTTGTGAAAGGCCTGACCGAGACGGAGAAATAA